The sequence TTTtccttcttccccccccccccccttcccctttttcctctcccctctctttcccccccccttcccctttcCCTTCCCCCTCCTCTCCCTcctttcccccccccttccttttCCTCCCCTTTTCCCTCTCCTTTGGCCCTTTTctttcccccttccccccccccccctttccctccttccccccctttccccccctttccccccttTTCCTCCCCCCTCCTTCTCCTTTTCTCCCTTTTTCTCCTTTTTCCTTTCCCCTcctttcccccccccttccccttccccctctccctccccccccccccccctttctttttctttccctccccccccgtccccctctttttctttttttttttttttttccttctttccttctttttccccccccccccctttttttctcccctttcccccccccttccttttcttttcgtctctctcctcccccttttcctccctcccttcctctcccccttcctccccccctttcctttcttctttttttttccccttccttTTTCCACCTTTCCCCCCTCCCCTTTTCTTCCCTTCCCCCCTCCTTCTTTCCTTTTCCCCCTCCTCCTTCctttcccccttccccccctccTTCCTTTTCCcttttccccctccccccttttttccccccttttttcctccctcccctccctctttTCTTTTCCTCCCTTCCCTTTTCCTCCTTCtctcccccccttccccccccttccctcccctccccccccccctttttcttcttcctccccccccctcttttttttttccccctcccccttccccttcCCCCCTTCTCCCCCTTCCCCTCTTTCTTCCTCCCccttccttttttccttttttctcccttcctcctcccccccttctctttcccccccccctttttctttcccctctccccccctcttctctcccctcccccctttccCCCTTTCTTTCTTCCCCTTTTTCCCCCTTCCCTTTCTTCCCCTCCCTtctccctttcccccccccctccccctttttttttctccccccctctctctttcccttccttcccccccccccttttttttttcttctcccccTTCTTCCCTTCCTCCCTctcctccttccctccctccttccctctccCCTTCTCCCCCTTTCCCTCCCCCCCTTTCCCCTCCCtttcctctctcccccccccccccccctccccttttttttttccccttccttcccttcttccccctccccctcctttcccttttttcccccctttctCCTCCTtcttttcctcttcttttttcttccccccctttccccttcctcttccccccccccctctccttccccccccttccccccctcctccccttccctcccctccccttctttcccccttcccttccccttccccccccttcttcccccttcccccttcccccttccccctcccccctttccccttccttttcttttttcttccccccccccttctccctttcttttctttttcctctCCTCCCCTTCCCCTTTT comes from Gigantopelta aegis isolate Gae_Host unplaced genomic scaffold, Gae_host_genome ctg7299_pilon_pilon, whole genome shotgun sequence and encodes:
- the LOC121366827 gene encoding WAS/WASL-interacting protein family member 3-like, with the protein product FPLPLPPPPLLPPPSPPPLPSSPPLFFPLSSPP